ATCCTGGCCGGCGGCCGGATCGTCGCCGACGGCAGCGCCGAGCAGCTCGCCAAGCAGGTCGAGAGCGACGCGGAGGTGCGCTGGAGCAGGGGCGGCGAGCGCTACGTCCACTCCACGGCCGACGCCACCAGGTTCGTGCGCGAGCTCTTCGCCCAGCACGGCGAGGACGTCGCCGACCTGGAGGTGCGCCGCGCCACGCTGGAGGACACCTACATGGCCATGGTGCACCGGCACGAGCACGGCGGCGCCGGCGCGGTCACCGAGTTCGAGGAGGCCAAGCGATGAACCCCACGCTCTTCGGCGCCCGCGCCGGGTTCGCCCGGGGCTGGACCGAGTTCCGCCAGACCCTGACCAGCCCGCAGGACCTCGCCTCTTACCTGCTCAACAGCGTCATCTTCGTGGTGGTTCTGCTGTTCCTCCGGGGCGACACGGTCGAGGGGACCTCGATCTCCGTCGCCACGACGGCGATGCCGGGCGTGCTCGCCATGCTGCTGGTGTTCGGCGGTGTCCTGTCGCTGGCCCAGTTGCTCACGACGGAGCGCGAGGACGGCACGCTGCTGCGGGCCAAGGCCATGCCCAACGGCACGGTGGGCTATCTGGTCGGCAAGATCGTCACGGTGTCGCTGATGTCGGTGGCCAGCGTGGTCATCGTGCTGGTCCCCTCGTTGTTCCTGTTCGACGGGCTGGCGGTCAACGGTGTGACCGGCGCGCTCACCCTGGTGTGGGTGGCGGTCCTGGGCCTGCTCGCGACGCTGCCGGTGGGGGCCGTCATCGGCTCGCTGTTCACCAGCCCCCGCACCTCGGTCATGGTCACGATGTTCCCGCTGATGGCCATGATCGTCGGCTCGGGCATCTTCTTCCCGATGACCGTGCTGCCGGAGTGGGCGCAGTGGATCGCGCAGGTCTTCCCGCTGTACTGGCTGGGTCTGGGCATGCGTTCGGCGTTCCTGCCCGATGCGGCGCTCGCCGTGGAGATCGGGGAGTCGTGGCGGCACCTGGAGACCGCCGGGGTGCTGGGCGCGTGGGCGGTCGTCGGCCTGGTCGTCGCGCCGATCGTGCTGCGCCGGATGGCCCGCAGGGAGTCCGGTGCCAGCATGGCCGAGCGGCGGCAGAAGGCCATGCAGCGTGTCGGCTGACAGCAGGGAGGAATGACGTGGGCACCGCGGGCGAGACCATCTACAACCGCATCGCCGTGCTCCGTGCGGAACGCGGCATCTCGCGCCGGCAACTGGCCGAGGCGCTCGGGGTCCACTACCAGACGGTGGGCTACCTGGAGCGCGGCGAGTACAGCCCGAGCCTGCATCTCGCATTGCGGATGGCGGACTATTTCGAAGTACCGGTGGAGGTGGTCTTCTCGACCACCCCGTTCCCCCGGATCGGGAGCACGGAGAAGTCGGCGTGACGGTGGACGGAGCGGACGGCATGGCGGTGGACGGAGCGGCCGGGGGACGGCCCGGCAGGTGGAGCGCGGCGCTGGATCGGGCCGCGGACAACGAGAAGGCGCGGCGCCGCTGGGCGGCGCGCGGCCGCCGACGGGTGCTCGTGGCGGTCACCGCCGCCTGCATGGCGCTGACGGTCGGCGGGCTCGCGCTCGGCCCGCCCGTCGGGATGGCCGTGTTCGTGGCGGCGGGGCTGCCGATGTGCTACCTCGCCTCCCAGGTCAACCT
This sequence is a window from Spinactinospora alkalitolerans. Protein-coding genes within it:
- a CDS encoding helix-turn-helix transcriptional regulator, whose translation is MGTAGETIYNRIAVLRAERGISRRQLAEALGVHYQTVGYLERGEYSPSLHLALRMADYFEVPVEVVFSTTPFPRIGSTEKSA
- a CDS encoding ABC transporter permease — encoded protein: MNPTLFGARAGFARGWTEFRQTLTSPQDLASYLLNSVIFVVVLLFLRGDTVEGTSISVATTAMPGVLAMLLVFGGVLSLAQLLTTEREDGTLLRAKAMPNGTVGYLVGKIVTVSLMSVASVVIVLVPSLFLFDGLAVNGVTGALTLVWVAVLGLLATLPVGAVIGSLFTSPRTSVMVTMFPLMAMIVGSGIFFPMTVLPEWAQWIAQVFPLYWLGLGMRSAFLPDAALAVEIGESWRHLETAGVLGAWAVVGLVVAPIVLRRMARRESGASMAERRQKAMQRVG